Genomic segment of Azospirillum brasilense:
CGCCAGCCCGAAGCGGAAATCGGCCTCCAGCCCCTGCCGCCGCTCCGCGGCGTGGACCAGCGGCCGGGCGACGGCGATGGCGGCGGCGGTCCCGGCGGCGGAAAAGGCCAGGGCGAGAAGGAGCAGATGGCCGGGCACCGCAAGGCTCACGCCACCGAGCGTGACAGGCACGACACCGGAAAGCTGCCACAGAATGCTGGCGAAACTGACCAGAAGCAGCAGGCAATAGGTCAGCGAATGGCCGAGATCGATGGCGAGTTCGGTGACGATGCGGACGTCCTCGGCGATGCGCCCATCCGGATTGTCGTGATCGCCGGGACGGGAGGGGAGGGCCAGTTCCCGCCCGTCCGATAGCCAGTCGCCGACCAGCCGCCGGGTCAGCCAAGCCCGCCAGCCGAACTGGAGGCGCCGCTTCACCCACAAATGCGCCACGGTGACGGCGATGTTGTACAGCAGGATGCCGCCGGCCGCCGCGGCCATGACGGGCAAGCGGTCCATCGCCCGCTGCTCCAGCGCGTCGAACAGGCGCTGGCTCCACAGGTTCATCATGACCGGGACCGACACCTGTGCCGCCGTCAGGACCAGCAAGACCGTGGCCGGCAGCCATACCGGCCAGCGGTCCCAACCCGCCCAGTATCCCCCGGCCAGCCCGGCGAAGCGCCGGACGAAGCCGGAGGCGGCCCTCAGCGAAATCCCTTTCACCATGACCGACCATCCCGGCCGCCCAACCGAAACGCCCAACCGAGACCCCGATCGCTCAGGCACCTCGGTTCAGCTT
This window contains:
- a CDS encoding SbmA/BacA-like family transporter gives rise to the protein MVKGISLRAASGFVRRFAGLAGGYWAGWDRWPVWLPATVLLVLTAAQVSVPVMMNLWSQRLFDALEQRAMDRLPVMAAAAGGILLYNIAVTVAHLWVKRRLQFGWRAWLTRRLVGDWLSDGRELALPSRPGDHDNPDGRIAEDVRIVTELAIDLGHSLTYCLLLLVSFASILWQLSGVVPVTLGGVSLAVPGHLLLLALAFSAAGTAAAIAVARPLVHAAERRQGLEADFRFGLARVRENASIIARQHGEAVERGRTSLLFDGVRRGWEGQTGALVRVMAFGASYSVLSAVFPILVVAPRYVAGAITLGVMMQTAQAFQQAVAALSWPIDNLATVAQWTASVERVLGLKEALDGISPLPPVKAPAPGFLSDGGNTARKR